ACCTGGAGGTCGATCCCGTCAAGCGCCGCCGGCAGGTCGGGCGCGTAGCGGAACGTCAGGCCGCGGACGACGACGTCGCCGCGCGCGCGGGGCAGCGGAACGGCGTCGGGCGCGTCCCGGATGTCCGGCGGCACGGCCATCAGCGTGTCGATCCGCGCCAGGGAGGCCGTCGCACGCTGGACGTGGTTCATCACCATGCCGAGGGCCATCATCGGCCAGGCGAGCATCCAGAGATAGCTGTTGAACGCCATGTAGCCGCCCAGCGACAGCCGGCCGTCGATGACGAGCCGTCCGCCGTACACCAGGCCGAGCGCGGCGCTCATGCCGACGAGCACGCCGATCACGGGATCGAACCCGACGTCGTAGCGCAGCATCTGCCCGAAGAGCGCCTGGTAGCGCCGGTTGACGGTGGCGAACGCCTTCGACTGGTGCGCCTCGCGGCCGAAGCCCTTGACGACGCGGATCCCGGCGAAGTTCTCCTGGACGCGGTCGGACAGCGTGCCGAACTGGGCCTGCACCTTGGTGTACGAGGTGTGCATCCGCTTGCCGAGCCAGTACGTGGCCGGGTTCAACAGGAGGAGCGGCGCGAGCGCGATCAGGCTCAGCCGCGCGTCGATCGTGACGACCATCGCCACGGCCGAGCCGACGAGCAGGATCACGGCGTCCAGGAACTGCATCATCCCGCCGGCCGCCGCCTGCTGGACGGACGGGATGTCGTTCGTGGCGTAGGCCATCAGATCGCCGACCTTGCGGTCCAGGAAGAACCGCGGCGAGAGCGTCTGGAGGTGGTCGTACAGCGTCTGCCGCACGTCACGCTCGATCATCCGCGAGCTGCCGAAGATCATCTGCCGCCAGCCGAAGCGGGCCACGAGCACGGCGACGCCCGTGCCGGCCACGATTCCGGCGTACATCCGCACATCCGCCGCATCGGCGCTGCCCGCCTCGAGCGCGTCGATGAAGCGCTTGATCACATCGATCGCCACGAGCTGTCCGAGGTCGGCCACGGCCAGCATGAGCGCGCCCGCGAGGTAGCGGCGCTTGTGGCGGCCGATGAGGCGCAGCAGCGGGCGGAGGTCGGTGGTCATTCGGGGAAGGATACCGCAAGGGGGCGGCGAGGACCCAGCGTCGGGCGCGTGGGCCCCCTCGCGCGCCAGAGCGATCGCCAGCCGCCTCGATGTTATGATCCGCTGCCCCGCCGCCGCCCCGTCCAGGAGACCGCCTCGTGCCGCAGCGCCCCCCGCGCCGAGCCCCCCGCATCGCCCGCACCGCCGCTGCGGCGACGTTCATCGCGCTGTCGGGCGCATGCGGTCGAGCGACGTCGGATCATGCGGCGGACAGGGCGAGCGATGGGTCCCGCCCGGCGCCGACGAAAGCGGCAACCGCCGCCCTGCAGGCCGCCCTCGCCACGCCCCGCCCGGCGGACGATTGGCTGGCCATCGTGCCCGCCCTCGCCACGCGCGAGGCCGTCTGGCACGCCGCCCTCGCCGCCGATGCGCCGATCCTGCCGCTGACCGCCGACGTCGATGCCGCCGCACAGCGCGCCCAGGCGCTCGCGATCGCCGACCCGCGCATGGCGGCCGCGGCGCACGACGCGGCGACGGGGGCGCCGCTGCGGAGCGAGGTCATGCAGATCCGGCCGGTCGTCACGGCCGACCTCACCGCGTCCGCCGAGGCATGCCGCGGCATCGATTGCCACCGCGTCGAGGTGTACAACTACGCCGCCAACGTGACGTGGACGGCGTTCGTCGACGTCGCGGGTGAGCGCGTCGTCGACGTTCGTTCGTCGCCGGCCACGCAGCCGGAGATCCCGGCGCACCTCGCGGCGCTGGCGGTCGAGATCGCGCGGGCGGCGCCCGAGGTCGAGGCGCTCCTTGGCGGACGGCCGGAGGCAGGCGACGCCGTCATGCAGGGCGTGAAGTCCGCCCTGAACGGCAGCCGCTGCGAGCGCTCGCAGCACCTGTGCGTGGCGCCCACGTTCATCGTCGGCGACCAGGCACTCTGGGCGGTCGTCGACCTGACGGACGGGCGGCTCGTCGGGACGCGCTGGACGGACGTCGGGGCGGCGAACGGCGGTGCGGCGGGACGTCGTCGCGGCGCGGCCGGGGGCTCGCCGGTGACGGAGCAGAGCCTGTCCGACGAGGTCGTGATGGCCACGTACTGCCAGTCGCCGACGGCCGTGGCGCGCGACGGCTGGACGTTCGAGCACGTCCTCACCCCGTCCGACGGCCTCGAGCTGCGCGACGTGCGCTTTCAGGGGCGGCCGGTCATGCGCTCGGCCAAGCTCGTCGACTGGCACGTCAGCTACTCGGGCACGGACGGCTTCGGTTACAGCGACGCCATCGGCTGCCCCAAGTTCAGCACGGCGTCCGTCGTGGCGTTCAACGGCCCGTCGTTCGAGGACATCCGCGAAGGCGGGGACGTCGTCGGCTTCCGCGTGACGCAGGACTTCCGCAGCGAGCTCTGGCCGGGCCCGTGCAACTACCGCTACGCCCAGTACTTCGACCTGTACCGCGATGGCCGGTTCCGCGTCGGCGGCGCGAACCTCGGCCGGGGGTGCGGCAACACCGGGACGTATCGGCCGGTCGTGCGGATCGACATCACGGCGGGCGGCGACGCGGCGGGCGGCGATGACCGGTTCGCGACGTGGGACGGTTCGGCGTGGCGCCCGTGGGAGGAGGAAAGCTGGCACCTCGAGGACGCATCGTCGCCGGTCACGGCGGAGGGCTACGCGTATCGCGTCACGGGTGGGGGTGGAGGAGGGGGTGACGACGTCGGGTCGGAGCGCGCCGGATACGACATCGCCCCCAACCGCGGCCAACTCGGCGACGGCAGCCGCGGCGACAACGCGTTCACGTACGTGACGGTGCACCGGGCCGACGAAGGCGACGGCGACCTGCTGACGATCGGCCCGTGCTGCAACGCCGACGCGGCGCAGGGGCCCGAGAAGTTCATGGCGGCGCCCGAACCGCTGGACGGCGACGACCTCGTCGTCTGGATCGTCCCGCAGCTCGTGAACAGCAACGCGCCGGGAGCGGAGTACTGCTGGGCCGAGCCGGCCGTGGAGGACGGCCGGACGGTCGCGCGCGTGTTCCCGTGCGCGTTCGGCCCCATGTTCGTGCCGATCGGGTCGGGGGAGTGAGGACGTCGGTGGGCGGGACACGGAAGCGCGTCAGCGGCTGGACGCTCGCGACGATCGCCCTGCTCGGCGTCGCCGTCGCGGTCAAGGTCTGGGGCGGTGGCTCGTCGCCGAGCGGCGGTGCGGGCGACGGCGCGGGCGGCGGTGCGGGCGCGATCGGCGGGGCGTCGGCGTGCCAGGCGCTGCCGCGGTTCGCCGCGACGCTCGGTGTCGGGCCGCGGGCGATGTTCGGGACGTCCGTCCAGGGCGTGAAGGGGCTGGCCGTGGTCGATCCCGATGCGCAGGCGGCCGGCCGGAGCGCGGTCTACCAGCACGAGAGCTGGGACGACGGCGGCTATCTCGGGCCGTTCGTCTACGACCGGCGGGGCGACATCTACGCCGCGCCGGTCCCGCTCGTCAGCCTCGAAGAGAATCCGCCCGCGTTGCAGAACAAGGTGTACCGGATCGACTCCGTCAGCCAGGCGATGGCCGAGTTCGTCGACCTGCCGGCCGCCGCGCCGCCGACCGGCGCGAACCCGTTCGGCGTGATCGGTCTGGCGTACGACTGCGACGGCGAGCGGCTGTACGCCGCGTCGGTGGCCGGGTCGACGGCCGGCGAGGAGACCGGACGGGTCTTCCGCATCGCGTTGTCCGACGGCGAGGCCGACGTCGTTGTGGAGGGCTTCGATCCGTTCGGCGTCGGCGTGTTCAACGGGTCGGGCGGCAAGCGGCTCTACTACGGCCTCGCGCGCCAGCCGGAGCTCTTCTCGGTGGCGCTCGACGAGGCGGGCGACGCCGTCGGCGAACCGCGCCGCGAGCTCTCGCTGGCGTCCGTGCCGAACGGCACCGCCGACAAGATCCGCCGCATCCGCTTCACGGCCGGTCCGACGATGACGCTGCACGCCTACGACTTCGGCTACACGCTGCAGGTGGCCAGCCAGCGCCAGGAGCGGCAGTTCGTGTTCGGGTACGACGCGGCGAGTGATCGCTGGACGTTCCGGCATGAGGTGCAGCTCGGGGGGCCGTCCGTCGAACCGACCGCGGCGGGCGCCGGATCGGCGGCGCCGTAAGGCTGCGCTTGACCGGGCGCCGACAATGCCGATACGCTCCGCCCCTGATCGTCCCCTCGGGAACCAAGGAGCTGAACATGTCCGTCGCCAAGGTCATCGAGCTGATCGCCGAGTCGCCCACGAGCTGGGAGGACGCGGCCCAGAACGCCGTGAATGCCGCGAACAAGACGCTGCGGCACGTGCGGAGTGTCTACATCAAGGACATGCAGGCCGTCGTCGAGAACGGCAAGATCACGCAGTTCCGGCTGAACTGCAACGTGACGTTCGTGGTCGACCCGGAGCTCTAGTACTCGGTCACTGGACACGCTTCGGATGTCCGACAGAGGTCTTTATCCGCAGACCCTGCACTGACAGAGTACCGGTCGCTCCCGTCGACCCTCCCTTGCCGGGCGCGCCGCGAAGCCTGACCTCAGCGCCAGACGAGCGTCGCCACCACCGGCCGGTGGTCCGAGCCGAGCCGCGGCCCGACCGTGTAGGCCACGGCCGACAACGACGCGTCGATCAGACAGACGTCGATCGGGATGCCGAGCGACGTCGGCAGGACGGTGGGCCACGTGCCGGCGTACCCGTGGCCCTGCGACGCGTCGTGCAACGGCGCGGTGCGGCCGACGGCACGGCGGGCGGTCGACCACGGCGCGGCGTTGATGTCGCCGCAAAGGATGCCGGGTCGGCCGCTGGCCGCCAGCCGCGCTCCGGCCGCCTGTAGCGCCCGGTCGCGCTCGATCGTCATCCGCGCGCCCTTCGGCGGCGGCGGGTGGACGCCGATGAGCGTTGCCTGCCGACCGGCCCACGCGACCGTGGCCGTGACGCTCGGGCGCTGCTTCGGGTCTTCGGCCAGCAGGACTTCGGCGCGCCCGTCTGACACCACGATACCGCGGGCGGCCGCGTCGCGCCGGACGTAGATCCCGACGCCGTAGAAGTCGTCCCGCGGCGCCGTGGCCACCGGGGCGAAAGACCAGACGGTCGGATCCGCCAGGAGCGCGGCCAGCGGCGGGCGGAGCTCGATGAGGACGACGATGTCGGCGCCGCACGCGTCGAGGTAGGGGGCGATGCGGTGGGGCGTCGGGTTGATTCCCCAGACGTTGAAGGTGGCGATGCGCAGCACGCCGGCGTCGGCCACCGACCTCGGCGTCGGCCGCGGCACGCCGGCTTTCGACGCGGGCCGCGGCACGACCGGCGGCAGCCAGCAGCGCGCGACGCTCGCCGCGCTGACGAGCCACGGCACGCCGAGGGCCAGCGCCAATCGCCGCCGGCGGCGGGCCACGGCCCACGCGAGGCCGGGCGTCAGGGCGACGAGGCCGTGCAGCCGGAAGTGCGTGGCAAGGTCGAGGATCGGCCACCACCGCCCGCCGAGACCGGCGAGGGTCGCCAGGCCGGCGGCGGCGGCCGCAGCGGTCGTCAGCGCGGCGGCGCGGTCACGGCAGGCCGACGGCGACCGCGGGGGTGGTGCGGTCGCCGTCGGGTCGCTGGCGGAGGATCTCATCGAGGGGCACCGTCCGGGTTGAGGGTCGGCCGGCAGGCGGGCCGGGCGGCGGGATGGACGGGGCATGGTTACAGCTGCCCGTCCGACCGTCGGGTCATTCGTCCTCGATCGGCGCGGCCAGGTCGCCGTGCAGCGGGTCGAGGTCGTCGTCCGATCCGGCTGCGGTCGGGCTGTCGGCCGCCGACCATGAGGGTGCCGGCGGCGCGGGCGGCGGCGGGACGATCGGCCGTACCGCGGCGGTTGCGTTGGCCTTCATCAGGTGGTCGCGCCCGCCGGTGACGAGCCAATAGAGCAGGAAGGCGAGACCGAGGAAGAGGAGCGTCAGCCCGGGGATGAGCGCCGGGAAGGCGCGGAGGTTGTCGATCGCGATCGGGGCGAGGCCGCACGACAGGGCCAGGCCGAGCGCCAACAGGATGAGCGACCAGCGCAGCATCCGGTTCGTGCCGTTCGGCGCATCGGCGGGGGCGAAGCCGCGGTCGGCCAGGGCGATCGTCTCGCGGAAGCGCATCCAGCGAAGCCAGCCGAGGAAGGCGAACACGAGGGCGAAGAACAGGGTCATGAACGTGGCCGGAATCGCGAACTCGAATACGTCGCGCATGGTGATCCACTCCTAGGGTTGCGTGTCGAGAGCCGTGAACGGGGATGGAACGGCGTGTCGTGCTCGGTTGAGCCATGAACGCCGACG
Above is a window of Candidatus Avedoeria danica DNA encoding:
- a CDS encoding ABC transporter ATP-binding protein, which translates into the protein MTTDLRPLLRLIGRHKRRYLAGALMLAVADLGQLVAIDVIKRFIDALEAGSADAADVRMYAGIVAGTGVAVLVARFGWRQMIFGSSRMIERDVRQTLYDHLQTLSPRFFLDRKVGDLMAYATNDIPSVQQAAAGGMMQFLDAVILLVGSAVAMVVTIDARLSLIALAPLLLLNPATYWLGKRMHTSYTKVQAQFGTLSDRVQENFAGIRVVKGFGREAHQSKAFATVNRRYQALFGQMLRYDVGFDPVIGVLVGMSAALGLVYGGRLVIDGRLSLGGYMAFNSYLWMLAWPMMALGMVMNHVQRATASLARIDTLMAVPPDIRDAPDAVPLPRARGDVVVRGLTFRYAPDLPAALDGIDLQVAHGGTLGILGRTGSGKSTLANVLVRAFDPPPGTVLLDGHDVRDVRLADVRGAVAYVPQDAFLFSRSIRDNIAFDPHDVSDEAVFAAARIADVHDDILGFSDGYDTLLGERGITLSGGQRQRVCLARALVRESPILVLDDCLSAVDTATEARILGALRPTIAERTAIIISHRVSALRDADEIVVLDGGRIVERGTHDSLMNAEGEYARLWRKQQMEEDLQGDAPPLPPTGNRPQPPPDSPADVAANADLRAGQGEAPQIETLSDLFASDGTEADDG
- a CDS encoding dodecin domain-containing protein, coding for MSVAKVIELIAESPTSWEDAAQNAVNAANKTLRHVRSVYIKDMQAVVENGKITQFRLNCNVTFVVDPEL
- a CDS encoding endonuclease/exonuclease/phosphatase family protein, producing MRSSASDPTATAPPPRSPSACRDRAAALTTAAAAAAGLATLAGLGGRWWPILDLATHFRLHGLVALTPGLAWAVARRRRRLALALGVPWLVSAASVARCWLPPVVPRPASKAGVPRPTPRSVADAGVLRIATFNVWGINPTPHRIAPYLDACGADIVVLIELRPPLAALLADPTVWSFAPVATAPRDDFYGVGIYVRRDAAARGIVVSDGRAEVLLAEDPKQRPSVTATVAWAGRQATLIGVHPPPPKGARMTIERDRALQAAGARLAASGRPGILCGDINAAPWSTARRAVGRTAPLHDASQGHGYAGTWPTVLPTSLGIPIDVCLIDASLSAVAYTVGPRLGSDHRPVVATLVWR